The DNA region TTATAACTTGCGCGGCTTTGCTGTTGCTGGCCGGGCTGTCAGGTTGTGAGCGCAGCGATCGTTACAAGCTGGAGGCTGCCCTGGAATCAGCCAGTGTAACGCTGGCGAGACAGGCGGAACTTTCTGGTTATGGTCTGATAACTTCTCAGGAGCTGGCTGCGCTGTTAAAGCGGGACCCTGCGGTAGTGCTTGTGGATACGCGAAGGACGTCGGATTACAACAAAGGCCATATTCGTTCAGCAAAAAACTTTACTTTTCCCAAAGGTGTCCTCATGGAAAATGTCTGGGATGATTCATTGATGATGGGTCGTACCAAGCAGGAATTCCTGCAGTTGCTGGGGGCAGACCGTAACCGGTTGCTGGTATTCAGTTGTGGCAGAACCCGTTGCGAACGAGGCCATAATGGCGCTTTATGGGCGGTTCGCCTTGGTTATCGCCGGGTGTTGCGTCATCCTGGTGGTGTTGAAGCGTGGCTGGGGGAGGGGTTTGAGCTGGTCAGGTGATGGCTTGTTGTTCTGCCCAGAGCAAAAAATTACCCATTAATTGAGAGCCCTGTTCGCCGGATGTTTCCGGGTGAAACTGTACCCCCAGAAACGGCCGGTCTGTAATCTGAAACGCTTCCACGCTGTAGTGGTCAGATTGTGCCAGAACGTGCATCGAATCGGATGGATGAATACCTTCGCAGTGATCCTCAGAAAATTGATTTGAAGGCAGGCTGGTGAAAAGCGGATGTGGCGCAATGATCGTAATGTTGTCGCTTATTCTGCGCTCTTCTCCACGGTAAACCTGGCCACCGAATGTCAGGGCAATGGCCTGATGCCCAAGGCAGATACCCAGAGTGGGAAGCTCAAGGTGTTTCAGAAACTGAAATGACTGCATGAGTTGGTCATGCTTTTGGGGGCTTTCGGTAAACAGATGGGGACCGCCAGAGATGATAACCGCAGTTGATTCAGAGAAGTCCCATTGATTGGCATCCTGAAGGTTAATGCTGGTGGTTTTGTAGCCGTGATGTTCTGCAATACTGATAATTTTTGGGAATTTTTCGCTGCCGCAATTGATAGTAACAATGTTTTTGCTGTTCATTGTGTACTCCTTGATTTTTGTGGCCCTCTGGAATCGATTCAGATAAAAACCTGAGTCGACTCCAGATGTTTGCCTGGACCGTTGTTGATTATAGGGCAGCCCGTTCAGACCTTGCTTTCGTCAGCGAACGTATTCGAAGATTTTTACAACCTTTTGAACGCCTCTTGTATTACGGGCAGCTTCAACCGCACTGCTGGCCTCTTTTGGGGTTGCCAGTCCCATCAGGTAGACTGTGCCTTTTTCTGTATTGACCTTGACTTTGTCGGCGGAAACAATTTCGTCCTGGATCAGTTTGGTTTTGATCTTTGTGGTCAGCCAGGCGTCGCTGCTGTGTTCCATAACGCTGGCAGGCTGGCCGATGGTCAACTCGTTATACACTTTGCGCACGTTCTGGATGGGCGTAACAATCCGGGTGGCTTCATCTTTCAGTGACTGGCTGGGAACCTGACCGATAATCAGTACAATGCCGTTAAAGCTGATCACTTTAATGCGGCTGTTTCTTCTGAATTCGTCACTGGACTTGTTGATGTTGACTTCGGCAATGGTTTCGATGGTCTGGTCATCCAGCCAGTTGCCCCAGGAACGCTCGGTGGGGTCCATGCGAATCGGGTCTTCATTGATGCCATCCACCACAGTGGCGCAGCCAGTCAAAAAGGCTAAGAGACCGGTTAGCAGGCTGGCGAAAAATAATCGTTGGGTGCGTTTCACTCGATACTCCTTTACTGTTTTTTCTGTGAAATTTTTTCATCACCTTTTTATTGTTCAGGGTGACGAAAAATGTTCCTTCGCTCAAGGCTGTCTTTTGCTCAAGGTTGTCTGGTTTCTTTCACCGGTTATTCAAGTAAAAGACTTTTGCAGTTTATCCGGTAGAGAACAGGAATTCGTCAATCAGGTCACACAGGCAGTGGATAATCAGGGTGTGTACTTCCTGAATGCGTGGTGCGTCGTTTGCTGGCACCCTGATTTCAATATCTTCCGGGTGCAACAGCCTGGACATGTCGCCCCCGTCCTTGCCAGTCAGGGCAATAATGCTCAGGTCCCGGTCGTGGGCTGCCTGAATGGCCTGAACGACGTTGGGGCAGTTGCCTGTAGTGGAGAAAGCCAGAAGAACGTCCCCTTGCTGCCCAAGCGCGCGAATCTGTTTGGAGAAAATTTCGTTAAAACTGCTGTCGTTGGCAATTGAGCTGATCGTCAGGCTGTCTGCGCACAGGGAAACGGCAGGCAGCGAGGGGCGTTCCCGTTCAAACCGGTTCAGCAGTTCGGAGACGAAATGTTGAGCATCGCCCGCAGAGCCGCCATTACCGCAGGCGAGAATTTTGCCATCATTCAACAGACATTGAACCATGACTTCTGCAGAGTCTGCGATGTAGGGAGGCAGGGCGTCGGCAGCACGAATTTTTGCGTCAATGCTGTCCGAGAAATGACGTATAATCAAGTCATGCATGTCTCGAGTCCTGAACGTTTATAAACGCCTGATAAAAACCGTTAAAAAATACCTTGCAACCATTCTATCGGTTTTGGCGGTCGTTCGTCATTGCTACTTATAACGTTACAAGTAACGGTGTCAGTTTGATTACTAATCAGAACAGCATCGAATCGGCAGTGACGATGCTGGTGCTTTCTGTAGTTTTGAAGAAAATGTTCAGCAGTACGGCGGATTTTCTGCTGCTTGGCAGGTGTAATGCTGGCTGCTGCTCCGCCAAACTGCTGGCTGTTGCGACTGCGTACTTCTACAAACACCAGGGTTTCGCCATCCAGCATAACCAGATCGAGTTCACCAAAGCGACAGGCGTAGTTTCGGGTGACCAGCTTCAGCCTGTTTTCCCTGAGGTGTTGCAGCGCCCGGTATTCGGCCCGGGCGCCAGTATTACTCTGAAGTCTGAGCCGCCAGTACATCGGTATTCTGTACGGGGATGGGGAGTGGTGTCAGTTGACCATTGCGAAAGATCTGCCACGACAGTTCCCGGCTGACACGCCCCTGTTCATTAATGCTAAGCCAGCCAGTCAGGCCGTCAATACGACTGCCGCTCAGGCTGCGCAGCTGTTGCAGTCGTGGGTGCAGGTTGTAGCTGTCAGCGCCCAGGGCAAAAAGACTGCCGTATTGACCGCGAGCTGTGGGCCAGGTGTCGGTGATGGATTGTTTGAGTGGCAAACTCTGTCCGGGTATATTCCATTGCATGACAGGTATCCTGAGGAAATTCAGATCCTGATCACGACTTCGGCTTATTTGTCCAGAGTAGGCGTTGGAGGTCGCATAAGTGGGGATATCGCCTGCGTACTGGTAGGCGACGGCTGGTTTAATCTGTCTGGCTTCCTCGGGTGAGGTGGCCATGAATATCATGTCGACATCCTGCCGGCGTCTTGGTTCGAAGCCAATCTGCTCTCTCAGTAATCGACTGATTTGACGTGCGCGTTGCTGGCTTTTATCGACCAGCAGGGCTTCACCTGCCAGTTTGCTGTATTCACTCTGGTTATCGAACTGACTGATTCCAGCCACTTCACCTTTGAGCTTTTTCCATTCCGCCGTAAAGCTTTCGACGGCTCTCTGGCTCCAGGAGGCATTGGATGTGAAGATTAATGCACGACGGTGTCCATCCAGAATGCCGCGCTGGGCTGCCAGTTTTGCCTCGTCTTCTGTAGACAGGCCAAACTGGTAAAAGCTGGTCCCGGCAGCAGCTGGGGTGTTGTTGTCATCCGACTGGCTGCTATCGGTCTTGCTGCTGTCGGTATAGTTGAGCGCCAGGATAGTCACGCCTTCTGGCGGTGACTGTTTCAGTTTGATGACATTACCTTTGTCCAGAGGGCCGATGATCAGTTCGGCTCCGGCATTTTTGGCCTTTTCTGCCACCTCAAGGATGTCAGTTTTGTGGGTATCGAAAAACAGGACCTCAGGGGTGTGCTGGTTGTCCGAACCGGAATGGTCAGCAATAGCAGAGTAATAAGCAGCCATAAAACCATCCCTTATTGACTTGCCAGCCGTAGCCAGTGGTCCGCTGGTGGGTAGCAATAATGCAATTTTCTGAGGGTGGCTGATGGCTTCAGGACTCAGTGTGTCCAGATTATCAGGCAGGAACTTACTGGCAGGATGACCACTCCAGCTACTTTTCCACTGGTTAAGGTTTTCGAGCTGCTGGTCAAGCGCTTTGCCCGGGCTGTAAATCATAGCCAGTTCGAGCCAGCCCTTCAGGCTGGTATCCCTGGTCTGCGAATTAAGTGCCATCAGGCGGTCGTGGGGGACGTGCAGTAACGTTGTCCAGAAATCCTGATAAAGGGCTTCCTGTTGATCCGTATGCAGCCCGGGAATGACCGACAGCCACTCATCCAGTGCTGCCAGATATTCGCCATAGCGGTTAAAAGCCCTGGCACGTAATATATGTGAGCGATTAACCAGGTCAGGGTCGCTGCTGTTGATAACAGGCTCGCGATCCAGCCAGTGAAATACTTCCCAGTTCTGTCCATTATGCTCGGCAATTTCAGCCCGCAGCAGGGAAAAATTTGCTTGGAGTTCAGAGGGCAGGCCGTCGTATTGTATGCTTTCCAGAACGGTTTGAGCCCGGTAGGGCTGGTCGCTCACCAGCATCTCTGCGGCCTGAATTTTCAGCTTTGCACTTTCCGGAAAAGTGGCACGTTCTGCCTGAACCAGAAGTTGATCGGCTGTCCGGGGAGTTGTTTCCACCTTAGGCAGGGGTTGTTGAATGACCTGCTGTGGTGGCTGGGAAGAACAGCCTGCCAGGATGGCAGTAATGATCAGGGCTTTGATCGGTCTGAATCTGGAAGGGTTGTCCCTCATAAAATCCTCATTTTCAGGGGCTTTGGCTGCGTCTGCAACGAGAAGCCTATAGTCCCTAAGTTGAGCTGGCAAGCACTGTAAACAATGCGTTTGGCCGTGTAGTGTACCTTATACTTTTTCTGGATTCTAATCGTACTGATAGCCTGTGAAAGCGCCTCACTGAAAGCGTTTGTGTCAGCAAGTCCGCTAAGTTAAGTACCCAACCACATGAAATATTCGATTTCATGTGGTTGGGTACTTAGTTACAGAGGGCTTTGGTGTTCCCTCTATAGGTTGAAAACCAAGAGCTTGGTACGACAGTATTTTCTGTTATGGGTTTTAAATAGCATGCTATTTGATTGTATCTGGTTGCGTAGTCTCTATATATGACCCTGCGATCATCTTTTTGTTTTTGTGTAAAGGTCTCGGTTACAGGTTTGTTTTCGTTCTCAAGAAGGTAGTTTGTGTATTGGTCGCGGTAGTATTCTGCCAGGGCGTAAGCATTCCAGCCTTTGGGGTTTTTTAAATTGGTATTGGCCTTTTTTTCTACAAGAAATTCCACGACTTTGGGTAGCCCTTCATAGGCTGCATACATCAGAGCTGTATATTGAGAACCTATATCTCTGCACTCGTGAGTGTTTTTGTTGCAGTTTATGATTTTTTCCTGATAGTCGATGTTGGCACCCAGCTGGAAAGTTCCGTTGATCTTTTGGATCATCCTATTTTCATCTTCATTGGGGGTGCTTACGGCCATCATCATCATTCCCGCTGGCGGACAGATAATGGTGGTAGCCATGGATATGCGAGAGAGGTGTCTTTCTTTCATAATGTCGATGAGTTTTTCGTCTGCAGTTTTAGCGACGGTCATGCTGCACCAAAATGACAACAGTATGGGAAGGGCGAGTTTCAAGGGCTTATGCATTATTTGTACCTCCAGGTTTGTAAAAGTTTTCTGTTTTCTTAGGTTGTCTGGAAGGTGAATAGTTCCCAAATTTAAATCATTCTAGTAGGTTTGTGTTTCTGGCCACTGTAGACTTCAGCGTTTTGTTAACTGGCTTGATGATCAATAGCATGTCTGAAAGTACGCTGTATGTCGTTGCAACCCCAATTGGCAATCTCGGGGATATGACACCCAGGGCCGTTGAAGTACTCCGGCAGGTCGATGTGATTGCGGCTGAAGATACCCGGCACAGTAAAAAGCTGATGAGTCATTTTGGCATCAGTACGCCGATGGTTCCCTGTCACGACCATAACGAGCGTCAGCAAACGGCGAACCTTGTTGCTCGTCTGGCAAAAGGGGAGTCGGTGGCGCTGGTGAGTGATGCCGGTACCCCTCTGATTTCCGATCCGGGCTATTTTCTGGTTCGGGAAGTGCGTGAGGCTGGCTATCGTGTCGTGCCGGTGCTGGGTGCCTGCGCCCTGATTGCGGCACTGTCAGTGAGTGGTCTGGCGACGGACCGGTTTTATTTTGAAGGTTTTCTGCCGGCCAAATCTTCGGGGCGGCGTAAAAAGCTTCAGGAGTTGTCTGGTCTGACCTCTACCTGGGCGGTTTATGAGTCAACACACCGGATTCTCGATAGTCTTGCAGACTTTAAAGAAGTGCTGGGGGCTGACCGTTACGTTGTGCTGGCCAGAGAGTTGACCAAGACGTTTGAAACGGTGCTGGCGGGTACGGTTGCTGACGTTGAAAGTATTCTTCAGGAAGACTCGAATCAGTGCCGTGGTGAGTTTGTCGTATTGGTTGAAGGCAATAAGGAAGAGAGGGAAACGGCTGTAGACCCGCAGACGGCTCGTTTGCTCGCGCGCCTGATTGAGGAGTTGCCGCCGAAAAAAGCAGCGGCTGTTATCGCGGATATAACGGATTACCGTAAAAAAGAGCTATATAACCTGGCTTTGGAA from Endozoicomonas sp. NE40 includes:
- a CDS encoding BON domain-containing protein, coding for MKRTQRLFFASLLTGLLAFLTGCATVVDGINEDPIRMDPTERSWGNWLDDQTIETIAEVNINKSSDEFRRNSRIKVISFNGIVLIIGQVPSQSLKDEATRIVTPIQNVRKVYNELTIGQPASVMEHSSDAWLTTKIKTKLIQDEIVSADKVKVNTEKGTVYLMGLATPKEASSAVEAARNTRGVQKVVKIFEYVR
- a CDS encoding phosphoheptose isomerase; protein product: MHDLIIRHFSDSIDAKIRAADALPPYIADSAEVMVQCLLNDGKILACGNGGSAGDAQHFVSELLNRFERERPSLPAVSLCADSLTISSIANDSSFNEIFSKQIRALGQQGDVLLAFSTTGNCPNVVQAIQAAHDRDLSIIALTGKDGGDMSRLLHPEDIEIRVPANDAPRIQEVHTLIIHCLCDLIDEFLFSTG
- a CDS encoding ankyrin repeat domain-containing protein, which produces MHKPLKLALPILLSFWCSMTVAKTADEKLIDIMKERHLSRISMATTIICPPAGMMMMAVSTPNEDENRMIQKINGTFQLGANIDYQEKIINCNKNTHECRDIGSQYTALMYAAYEGLPKVVEFLVEKKANTNLKNPKGWNAYALAEYYRDQYTNYLLENENKPVTETFTQKQKDDRRVIYRDYATRYNQIACYLKPITENTVVPSSWFSTYRGNTKALCN
- a CDS encoding YraN family protein, which gives rise to MYWRLRLQSNTGARAEYRALQHLRENRLKLVTRNYACRFGELDLVMLDGETLVFVEVRSRNSQQFGGAAASITPAKQQKIRRTAEHFLQNYRKHQHRHCRFDAVLISNQTDTVTCNVISSNDERPPKPIEWLQGIF
- a CDS encoding type 1 glutamine amidotransferase, whose product is MNSKNIVTINCGSEKFPKIISIAEHHGYKTTSINLQDANQWDFSESTAVIISGGPHLFTESPQKHDQLMQSFQFLKHLELPTLGICLGHQAIALTFGGQVYRGEERRISDNITIIAPHPLFTSLPSNQFSEDHCEGIHPSDSMHVLAQSDHYSVEAFQITDRPFLGVQFHPETSGEQGSQLMGNFLLWAEQQAIT
- a CDS encoding penicillin-binding protein activator, with the protein product MRDNPSRFRPIKALIITAILAGCSSQPPQQVIQQPLPKVETTPRTADQLLVQAERATFPESAKLKIQAAEMLVSDQPYRAQTVLESIQYDGLPSELQANFSLLRAEIAEHNGQNWEVFHWLDREPVINSSDPDLVNRSHILRARAFNRYGEYLAALDEWLSVIPGLHTDQQEALYQDFWTTLLHVPHDRLMALNSQTRDTSLKGWLELAMIYSPGKALDQQLENLNQWKSSWSGHPASKFLPDNLDTLSPEAISHPQKIALLLPTSGPLATAGKSIRDGFMAAYYSAIADHSGSDNQHTPEVLFFDTHKTDILEVAEKAKNAGAELIIGPLDKGNVIKLKQSPPEGVTILALNYTDSSKTDSSQSDDNNTPAAAGTSFYQFGLSTEDEAKLAAQRGILDGHRRALIFTSNASWSQRAVESFTAEWKKLKGEVAGISQFDNQSEYSKLAGEALLVDKSQQRARQISRLLREQIGFEPRRRQDVDMIFMATSPEEARQIKPAVAYQYAGDIPTYATSNAYSGQISRSRDQDLNFLRIPVMQWNIPGQSLPLKQSITDTWPTARGQYGSLFALGADSYNLHPRLQQLRSLSGSRIDGLTGWLSINEQGRVSRELSWQIFRNGQLTPLPIPVQNTDVLAAQTSE
- a CDS encoding rhodanese-like domain-containing protein, with product MFITCAALLLLAGLSGCERSDRYKLEAALESASVTLARQAELSGYGLITSQELAALLKRDPAVVLVDTRRTSDYNKGHIRSAKNFTFPKGVLMENVWDDSLMMGRTKQEFLQLLGADRNRLLVFSCGRTRCERGHNGALWAVRLGYRRVLRHPGGVEAWLGEGFELVR
- the rsmI gene encoding 16S rRNA (cytidine(1402)-2'-O)-methyltransferase translates to MSESTLYVVATPIGNLGDMTPRAVEVLRQVDVIAAEDTRHSKKLMSHFGISTPMVPCHDHNERQQTANLVARLAKGESVALVSDAGTPLISDPGYFLVREVREAGYRVVPVLGACALIAALSVSGLATDRFYFEGFLPAKSSGRRKKLQELSGLTSTWAVYESTHRILDSLADFKEVLGADRYVVLARELTKTFETVLAGTVADVESILQEDSNQCRGEFVVLVEGNKEERETAVDPQTARLLARLIEELPPKKAAAVIADITDYRKKELYNLALEMKA